A window from Corynebacterium urogenitale encodes these proteins:
- a CDS encoding acyl-CoA dehydrogenase family protein: MKNYLPRDIFEEEHNMFREAVRDFVAAEIKPNVERWHDQGYCDRELFQKAGAQGFLGMMAPEKFGGGGMANDYRFNAVLTEELTQADSGSIIVGIQTINDLVIPYLDRFGNDEQKERFLKPLCAGEKIAALAMTEPGAGADLAGIRSYARKDDNGDYILNGSKTFISNGVQADFTLVVAVTNPEAGRAGVSMLIIEDGMEGYTKTGPLKKVGLKSQDTAELSFEDVRIPKENLLGEEGAAFGYLRTNLAQERLSIAVGSIATSRRALDLVIKHSEDRKTFGNRLIDHQAYRWELAKMATEIQAAQSFVDAAIMEKVRGTLDEVTGAMTKYHTTELQIKVVNQALQMHGGYGFMMEYPIATHYLDSRVQPIYGGPNEIMIEIISRRLAKGDK, translated from the coding sequence ATGAAGAACTACCTGCCACGCGATATTTTCGAAGAAGAGCACAACATGTTCCGCGAGGCCGTCCGCGACTTCGTCGCCGCGGAGATCAAGCCAAACGTAGAGCGCTGGCACGACCAGGGCTACTGCGACCGCGAGCTTTTCCAGAAGGCTGGCGCGCAGGGCTTCCTCGGCATGATGGCTCCTGAGAAGTTCGGCGGCGGTGGAATGGCCAACGACTACCGCTTCAACGCCGTGCTCACCGAGGAGCTCACCCAGGCCGATTCCGGCTCCATCATCGTGGGAATCCAGACCATCAATGACCTGGTCATCCCATACCTCGACCGCTTCGGCAACGACGAGCAGAAGGAGCGCTTCCTCAAGCCACTGTGTGCCGGTGAGAAGATCGCTGCACTCGCCATGACCGAGCCAGGCGCTGGCGCCGACCTCGCAGGCATCCGCTCCTACGCCCGTAAGGATGACAACGGGGACTACATCCTCAACGGCTCCAAGACCTTCATCTCCAACGGTGTGCAGGCAGACTTCACCCTCGTTGTGGCCGTCACCAACCCAGAGGCTGGCCGCGCTGGCGTTTCCATGCTGATCATCGAAGACGGCATGGAGGGCTACACCAAGACCGGCCCACTGAAGAAGGTCGGCCTGAAGTCCCAGGACACCGCTGAGCTGTCCTTCGAGGACGTCCGCATTCCGAAGGAGAACCTGCTGGGTGAGGAAGGCGCAGCCTTCGGCTACCTGCGCACCAACCTTGCTCAGGAGCGCCTGTCCATCGCTGTCGGCTCCATCGCCACCTCCCGCCGCGCCCTCGACCTGGTCATCAAGCACTCTGAGGATCGCAAGACCTTCGGCAACCGCCTGATCGATCACCAGGCTTACCGCTGGGAGCTCGCCAAGATGGCCACCGAGATCCAGGCTGCACAGTCCTTCGTGGACGCCGCCATCATGGAAAAGGTGCGTGGCACCCTGGACGAGGTCACCGGCGCTATGACCAAGTACCACACCACTGAGCTGCAGATTAAGGTTGTCAACCAGGCTTTGCAGATGCACGGTGGCTACGGCTTCATGATGGAGTACCCAATCGCCACCCACTACCTGGACTCCCGCGTCCAGCCAATCTACGGCGGTCCAAACGAGATCATGATCGAGATCATCTCCCGCAGGCTGGCCAAGGGCGACAAGTAA
- a CDS encoding isochorismatase family protein, with translation MSRRALIVVDVQKDFVDGSLGTARGADVAAAISSFFSSDANRYAHIVGTLDWHIDPAGHFADEGEEPDYSETWPVHCVAGSEGAEPFSALDLEPIEAWFRKGEYSAAYSGFEGSLVPATSTLAGMIGGVAGRALDGAGQGRGLTLRYKTVGLEQWLKDREVTHVDVVGIATDFCVRATALDAQKAGFHTTVIESLCAPVSEEGAAEALDELRAAGVLVG, from the coding sequence ATGTCTCGCCGCGCGCTCATTGTTGTTGACGTCCAGAAGGATTTCGTGGACGGTTCCCTCGGGACGGCGCGCGGTGCCGATGTGGCCGCCGCCATCTCTTCCTTTTTCTCCTCCGACGCCAACAGGTACGCACACATCGTTGGCACCCTCGATTGGCACATCGACCCCGCCGGACACTTTGCCGACGAGGGAGAGGAGCCAGACTACTCGGAAACGTGGCCGGTTCACTGTGTTGCGGGGTCCGAAGGCGCGGAGCCTTTTTCAGCACTGGATCTTGAGCCAATTGAGGCATGGTTCCGGAAGGGGGAGTACAGCGCCGCGTATTCCGGTTTTGAGGGGTCTTTAGTTCCTGCTACGAGCACGTTGGCTGGGATGATTGGTGGCGTCGCTGGTCGGGCTCTTGACGGGGCCGGGCAGGGACGCGGGTTGACCCTGCGCTACAAGACGGTTGGCCTAGAGCAATGGCTTAAGGATCGTGAGGTCACGCACGTGGACGTGGTGGGCATCGCGACGGATTTCTGCGTTCGCGCGACCGCTCTGGATGCGCAGAAGGCGGGCTTTCACACGACGGTGATTGAGTCGCTGTGCGCACCGGTTTCGGAGGAGGGCGCTGCGGAGGCGCTCGATGAGCTTCGCGCGGCTGGGGTGCTGGTCGGCTAG
- a CDS encoding enoyl-CoA hydratase/isomerase family protein — MSQERNTPEQNAAPRAHRKGTEVCHTEGNTAAEQAHARNTADEQAVAQNNAAGTVAVGKSSAERQAAVGKSSAERQAAVGKSSAERQAAVGKPSAGQEGQEAEVAVVLEETSDGIRSITINRPEAYNSLNYELRAQLMDAFVGTARDAAQGHVRVVVLKASGKAFCAGQDLKEQLADMQSGTAIGKVVNDYNPMAAALLSIPVPVIASIQGPAAGAGWGLAMACDFRIMSTAGSFKGAFSDVGLTADTGLSATLVHAVGRARALEILLLDEKISAEEAKKLGLITDMVLPAELEIATQKLAQRLAAGPTASYIQTKKLVKDVATVISAASDEGMAQDGLGLTNDHLEAIQAFLDKRAPRFQGN, encoded by the coding sequence ATGAGCCAAGAACGCAACACTCCAGAGCAAAATGCTGCACCGCGGGCCCACCGCAAGGGGACCGAGGTGTGCCATACCGAAGGGAATACTGCAGCTGAGCAGGCACATGCGCGGAACACTGCCGACGAGCAGGCAGTTGCGCAGAACAATGCAGCAGGGACCGTAGCGGTGGGGAAGTCCTCGGCGGAACGGCAGGCAGCGGTGGGGAAGTCCTCGGCGGAACGGCAGGCAGCGGTGGGGAAGTCCTCGGCGGAACGGCAGGCAGCGGTGGGGAAGCCCTCCGCGGGGCAGGAAGGTCAAGAGGCGGAAGTGGCAGTGGTACTCGAGGAGACCTCAGACGGGATACGCTCGATTACTATCAATCGCCCCGAGGCCTACAACTCCCTCAACTACGAGCTGCGGGCACAGCTCATGGATGCATTCGTTGGTACTGCACGGGACGCCGCTCAAGGGCACGTGCGCGTAGTGGTACTCAAAGCTTCCGGCAAGGCTTTTTGCGCTGGCCAGGATCTCAAGGAGCAACTTGCTGACATGCAGTCTGGCACCGCGATCGGCAAGGTCGTGAACGACTACAACCCGATGGCCGCCGCCCTGCTCAGCATTCCGGTGCCGGTCATCGCCTCCATCCAGGGACCGGCCGCAGGTGCAGGGTGGGGTCTGGCGATGGCGTGCGATTTTCGCATTATGTCCACTGCAGGATCTTTCAAGGGAGCCTTTTCCGATGTTGGTCTCACCGCCGACACGGGGTTGTCCGCCACCCTGGTCCATGCTGTTGGTCGTGCCCGAGCCCTAGAGATCCTCCTACTAGACGAGAAGATCTCGGCGGAAGAGGCGAAGAAGCTGGGCCTAATTACCGACATGGTGCTGCCCGCGGAACTCGAGATTGCAACCCAGAAGTTGGCCCAGCGCCTCGCGGCAGGGCCGACTGCTAGCTACATCCAGACCAAGAAGTTGGTGAAGGATGTCGCAACAGTGATTTCGGCCGCCTCTGATGAGGGCATGGCTCAGGATGGGCTGGGCCTAACGAACGATCATCTCGAGGCGATTCAGGCTTTCCTCGACAAGCGCGCGCCAAGGTTCCAGGGGAATTAG